In Musa acuminata AAA Group cultivar baxijiao chromosome BXJ2-3, Cavendish_Baxijiao_AAA, whole genome shotgun sequence, the following proteins share a genomic window:
- the LOC135608069 gene encoding receptor protein kinase TMK1-like isoform X1: MRSFLCCRLGLWFSIRSPLGTHSMAWKCWLKIALLCFVSLVSVVLGTTDSGDYAVLDEFRRGLSNPELLRWPTNNKDPCGPPQWPHIFCSGSRVTQIQVQDLGLSGPLPHDFNKLAMLSNIGLQRNKFTGNLPSFNGLSNLQYAYLGGNQFDTIPTDFFVGLSSLQVLTLENNPLNQSTGWTLPPDLAHSAQLMNLSLSHCNLVGPLPEFLGSMKSLTVLKLSYNNLIGGIPVSYSGLPLQILWLNNQEGPGLTGSIEIITNMTLLNDVWLHENQFSGLIPDSISALSLLTRLWLNNNRLVGPVPESLINMSQLQSLRLDDNMLVGTVPKLSISNFTYAGNSFCQNTPGVPCSAEVTALLDFLKDVNYPTRLSDSWFGNDPCTSSWLGISCSNNNVSVINLPNYQLNGTISESLGALDSLVYVLLGGNNLAGPIPDNVSSLKSLKMLNLSFNNISPPVPRFPTSVKVLLDGNKLLQNSPSPGSPPGVGLPGVSPPSTDSPTPPNQPSSSGNGTKSSRKLNILVIVVPTVVGASVVFVAIILLFFCWKSITNVFVAPNSTTMQPSKATNPDNPHKLVAKNVVNSSTSTSGFQSIASSGTGSTHAIDSGNLTIPVQVLRSATGNFALDNVLGRGGFGVVYKGELHDGTMIAVKRMESSVLSNKALDEFHSEIAVLSKVRHRNLVSILGYSAEDNERLLVYAYMQQGALSKHLFQWKQLELEPLSWKKRLNIALDVARGLEYLHNLAHQSFIHRDLKSSNILLGDDYRAKISDFGLVKLAPDGKQSVVTRLAGTFGYLAPEYAVTGKITTKVDVFSFGVVLMELLTGMMALDEERPEESHYLASWFCHMKTDKEKLRSIIDPSIAITDETFEGVPVIADLAAHCAAREPHQRPEMGHAVNVLASLVEKWMPINDDQEEYLGIDFHQPLLQMVQGWQAADGTTDVCSASLNDSKGSIPARPAGFAESFKSSDGR; encoded by the exons ATGCGTTCCTTCTTATGCTGTCGTTTGGGATTATGGTTTTCGATTCGATCTCCGCTCGGAACGCATAGCATGGCGTGGAAATGTTGGTTAAAGATCGCACTTTTATGCTTTGTCTCCCTCGTTTCGGTGGTGTTGGGCACCACGGACTCCGGAGATTACGCCGTTCTTGATGAATTCCGGAGAGGGTTGTCCAACCCGGAGCTGCTCAGATGGCCTACCAACAACAAAGATCCCTGCGGCCCTCCTCAATGGCCTCACATCTTCTGCTCCGGCTCTCGGGTCACTCAGATTCAGGTCCAGGACTTGGGATTGAGCGGGCCTCTGCCGCACGACTTCAACAAGCTCGCCATGCTCAGCAATATTGGTCTTCAGAGGAACAAATTCACCGGAAATCTGCCATCTTTCAATGGTCTGTCCAATCTCCAGTATGCCTATCTTGGCGGCAATCAGTTCGACACCATTCCGACGGATTTCTTCGTCGGCCTCAGTAGTTTGCAGGTTCTAACTTTGGAGAATAACCCTCTGAATCAGAGTACTGGATGGACCTTGCCCCCGGACTTGGCGCATTCAGCGCAGTTGATGAATCTGTCACTATCTCATTGTAATCTCGTTGGCCCGCTGCCAGAATTTCTGGGAAGCATGAAGTCTTTGACTGTTCTAAAGCTGTCCTACAACAATCTCATCGGGGGGATTCCTGTGAGTTACTCAGGTTTGCCGTTGCAGATTCTATGGCTGAACAATCAGGAAGGTCCAGGGTTGACGGGGTCGATCGAGATCATTACTAACATGACATTGTTGAATGACGTTTGGCTTCATGAAAACCAGTTCTCAGGGCTGATCCCCGATTCGATCAGTGCCTTGAGTTTGTTGACACGGCTGTGGCTCAACAACAACCGGCTCGTCGGTCCTGTTCCTGAGAGTTTGATTAACATGTCACAGCTTCAGTCGTTGCGATTAGATGATAATATGCTCGTGGGGACAGTTCCAAAATTGAGCATCAGTAACTTCACCTATGCTGGTAATTCGTTTTGCCAAAATACTCCAGGAGTGCCTTGCTCAGCAGAAGTCACTGCACTTTTGGATTTCCTTAAAGACGTGAACTATCCAACAAGGCTCTCAGATTCTTGGTTTGGCAATGATCCTTGCACTAGTTCATGGCTTGGTATTTCCTGCTCAAACAACAACGTTTCTGTTATAAATCTGCCGAACTATCAATTAAATGGCACGATCAGTGAATCTCTGGGTGCGTTGGATTCTCTTGTGTATGTGTTGCTTGGTGGCAACAATCTTGCTGGCCCAATTCCTGATAACGTGTCGAGCTTGAAATCTTTAAAAATGTTGAACCTTTCTTTCAATAATATCTCACCTCCTGTTCCACGATTTCCTACTAGTGTGAAAGTCCTACTTGATGGGAATAAGTTGTTGCAGAATTCTCCTTCACCGGGATCCCCTCCTGGTGTTGGCCTTCCTGGTGTTAGTCCCCCATCAACTGACTCACCTACCCCTCCTAACCAACCATCCTCTTCAGGTAATGGCACAAAAAGTTCCAGGAAGCTAAAtattctggttattgtagttccAACCGTAGTTGGAGCTTCAGTTGTGTTCGTTGCTATTATACTTTTGTTCTTCTGCTGGAAGAGTATAACTAATGTATTTGTGGCACCAAACTCCACCACAATGCAACCTAGCAAGGCCACCAATCCAGACAATCCACATAAACTGGTAGCTAAAAATGTTGTCAATAGCAGCACATCTACCAGTGGATTCCAGAGCATAGCGAGCAGCGGTACAGGTAGTACACATGCCATAGATTCAGGCAACTTGACGATACCAGTCCAAGTTCTTCGAAGTGCTACAGGAAACTTTGCCCTTGATAATGTGCTTGGTCGGGGTGGATTTGGTGTGGTATACAAAGGAGAGTTGCATGATGGGACGATGATAGCAGTTAAGAGAATGGAGTCTTCTGTTCTAAGTAACAAAGCTTTAGATGAGTTCCATTCTGAGATTGCAGTGCTTTCAAAGGTCCGACACCGTAATTTGGTATCTATTCTGGGTTATTCTGCAGAAGACAACGAGAGACTTTTAGTATATGCGTATATGCAACAGGGAGCTTTGAGCAAGCATCTATTCCAATGGAAGCAGCTGGAGTTGGAGCCTTTGTCTTGGAAGAAGAGGCTAAACATTGCATTGGATGTTGCCCGTGGACTGGAGTACCTCCATAATTTGGCTCACCAGTCCTTCATTCACAGAGACCTCAAGTCCTCAAATATACTACTAGGAGATGATTACCGGGCAAAAATTTCAGATTTTGGACTGGTAAAACTTGCACCAGATGGGAAACAATCTGTTGTAACTAGACTTGCTGGGACATTTGGATACTTGGCTCCAGAATATGCTG TGACTGGAAAAATTACAACTAAAGTCGACGTCTTCAGTTTCGGAGTTGTGCTTATGGAGCTATTGACTGGTATGATGGCACTGGATGAGGAACGACCTGAAGAAAGCCATTACCTGGCATCCTGGTTCTGCCACATGAAAACCGACAAGGAGAAGCTAAGGAGCATCATTGATCCATCTATTGCTATCACAGATGAGACCTTTGAAGGTGTTCCTGTTATTGCAGACCTAGCAGCCCACTGTGCGGCACGAGAGCCTCACCAGCGGCCTGAGATGGGGCATGCAGTAAATGTACTTGCTTCGCTTGTCGAGAAATGGATGCCCATAAATGATGACCaggaagaatatttaggtatcgatTTCCATCAACCCCTTCTTCAGATGGTACAGGGATGGCAAGCTGCTGATGGCACTACAGATGTATGTTCGGCGAGCCTCAATGACAGTAAAGGAAGCATCCCAGCCAGGCCTGCTGGATTCGCAGAGTCATTCAAGTCTTCAGATGGCCGGTGA
- the LOC103979095 gene encoding uncharacterized protein LOC103979095 isoform X1: protein MVNEICGCTCIRSIELNEGEDVFFDSLDYFCTSFEPESSGSYLVQESDFEIRKFPYEFWMKELPTVSVRERRNKFLRETGFDKLILSKLGCTKEPGGVRHTVPLEQIDLEMNVDSLLSPAYGGNDDSTCSLGALVTEKNIVVQNLGQNGSIGMLNEVDSNRTTSWQEIETYVGSQVVQPFLGEETRPNGTRRDRTLTEDKKLSRRWWRRLTSKMSAGGTYIKYAVTGNSEFPKMLMKKVIHENKNNTEIRVFCMVQEIVAHKSLIRTMKFSPCGTYLATGGEDCVVRIWRFREVEASHNCLVADGSSSLHDTKSKFRRKGFSCASFVSPDEILKLEKVPLHEYFGHTSDILDLSWSKSDCLLSASKDKTVRMWKVGCESCIKVFHHNDCVTCIQFNPVDDQYFISGSIDGKVRIWGIDENRVVDWADTRNIITAISYQTDGKVPVRFRICCWHSYRKLSFLCLYSLSCYLVTDNNLQLERELCIRGKKKLIGKQITGLQFCPGDSKKVMITSVHSKIRIFDGFDIVQKFGGSWKSKSYVAASFTSDARYIVSIDENSNICIRDYSSSAIPLSNGVESIYPCEGFFTEGVTVAVPWPGIETRGAYSYNTSRHSSAPFEHFPKLVSQCQHRDFFSLRSCFSAGGTSRASATWPEEKLPVIPVPSKRVNHNHMHHLCQRYQESESLVATSRLLIVTGSCSGMIRLFNYRRLPIRFC, encoded by the exons ATGGTGAATGAGATTTGTGGTTGCACTTGTATTAGAAGCATTGAGCTGAATGAGGGAGAAGATGTGTTCTTTGACTCACTTGATTACTTTTGTACCTCTTTTGAACCTGAATCATCTGGATCTTATCTGGTTCAGGAGTCAGATTTTGAGATTAGAAAGTTTCCCTATGAGTTTTGGATGAAAGAATTGCCAACTGTTAGTGTTCGCGAAAGACGTAACAAATTTTTACGTGAAACAGGCTTTGATAAATTAATCTTATCCAAATTAGGATGCACAAAAGAACCAGGAGGAGTCAGACATACTGTTCCTTTAGAGCAGATAGACCTGGAAATGAATGTGGACTCTTTATTATCACCTGCTTATGGTGGAAATGATGATTCTACTTGTTCGTTAGGGGCTTTGGTTACAGAAAAGAACATTGTAGTCCAAAACCTTGGTCAAAATGGTTCCATTGGCATGCTTAATGAAGTTGATTCCAACAGAACGACGTCATGGCAAGAAATTGAGACTTATGTAGGGTCACAAGTTGTTCAACCATTCTTGGGGGAAGAAACTAGACCCAATGGAACGAGAAGAGATAGGACTCTCACTGAAGACAAAAAACTAAGCAGAAGATGGTGGAGAAGATTGACGTCAAAGATGAGTGCTGGGGGCACATACATAAAATATGCTGTAACAGGAAATTCAGAATTTCCTAAGATGCTGATGAAAAAAGTAATTCATGAGAATAAGAACAACACAGAAATCAGAGTCTTTTGCATGGTACAGGAAATTGTTGCTCATAAGAGTTTGATTAGGACCATGAAGTTCAGTCCATGTGGGACATATCTAGCTACTGGTGGTGAAGATTGTGTTGTTAGGATCTGGCGTTTTAGAGAAGTTGAAGCATCTCACAATTGTCTTGTTGCAGATGGTTCCTCTAGTTTGCATGACACGAAGTCCAAATTCAGAAGAAAGGGCTTTAGTTGTGCTTCTTTTGTTAGTCCAGATGAGATTCTTAAGTTAGAGAAAGTTCCACTGCATGAATATTTTGGGCATACCAGTGATATTTTGGACCTTTCATGGTCAAAGTCTGAT TGTCTGCTTTCAGCATCAAAGGACAAAACTGTTCGAATGTGGAAAGTTGGTTGTGAAAGCTGCATTAAAGTTTTCCATCACAATGATTGTG TGACCTGTATTCAGTTCAATCCTGTTGATGATCAATACTTCATCAGTGGCTCGATAGATGGAAAAGTGCGCATCTGGGGCATTGATGAGAATAGAGTTGTTGATTGGGCTGACACAAGGAATATTATCACAGCTATATCTTACCAAACAGATGGAAAGGTTCCCGTCCGATTTA GGATTTGTTGTTGGCACTCTTACAGGAAACTGTCGTTTCTATGTTTATACAG TTTATCATGCTATCTTGTTACAGACAACAATCTGCAGTTGGAGAGAGAACTTTGTATACGGGGTAAAAAGAAGTTGATAGGCAAACAGATAACTGGTTTACAG TTTTGCCCTGGAGATTCTAAGAAGGTCATGATCACATCAGTTCACTCTAAAATTCGAATTTTTGATGGATTTGACATTGTCCAGAAGTTTGGAG GTTCCTGGAAATCAAAGAGTTATGTGGCTGCATCATTTACATCTGATGCAAGATACATTGTTTCCATTGATGAAAACTCCAATATCTGCATCAGGGACTACAGTAGCTCAGCCATTCCATTGTCAAACGGTGTGGAGTCAATATATCCTTGTGAAGGTTTCTTTACTGAAGGAGTGACAGTTGCAGTTCCATGGCCTGGCATTGAAACAAGAGGGGCATATTCATACAACACCAGCAGACATTCTTCTGCCCCATTTGAACATTTTCCAAAGTTAGTCAGTCAGTGCCAGCACCGAGATTTCTTTTCTCTTCGTTCCTGTTTCTCTGCTGGTGGTACTTCAAGAGCTTCAGCGACGTGGCCAGAGGAGAAACTTCCTGTAATTCCCGTACCTTCTAAACGAGTTAATCACAACCATATGCATCACCTTTGTCAGAGATATCAAGAATCCGAGTCTCTTGTAGCCACATCACGTTTGCTTATTGTAACTGGAAGCTGCAGCGGCATGATCAGGTTGTTCAATTATAGGAGGTTACCTATTAGATTCTGCTGA
- the LOC135608069 gene encoding receptor protein kinase TMK1-like isoform X2: MAWKCWLKIALLCFVSLVSVVLGTTDSGDYAVLDEFRRGLSNPELLRWPTNNKDPCGPPQWPHIFCSGSRVTQIQVQDLGLSGPLPHDFNKLAMLSNIGLQRNKFTGNLPSFNGLSNLQYAYLGGNQFDTIPTDFFVGLSSLQVLTLENNPLNQSTGWTLPPDLAHSAQLMNLSLSHCNLVGPLPEFLGSMKSLTVLKLSYNNLIGGIPVSYSGLPLQILWLNNQEGPGLTGSIEIITNMTLLNDVWLHENQFSGLIPDSISALSLLTRLWLNNNRLVGPVPESLINMSQLQSLRLDDNMLVGTVPKLSISNFTYAGNSFCQNTPGVPCSAEVTALLDFLKDVNYPTRLSDSWFGNDPCTSSWLGISCSNNNVSVINLPNYQLNGTISESLGALDSLVYVLLGGNNLAGPIPDNVSSLKSLKMLNLSFNNISPPVPRFPTSVKVLLDGNKLLQNSPSPGSPPGVGLPGVSPPSTDSPTPPNQPSSSGNGTKSSRKLNILVIVVPTVVGASVVFVAIILLFFCWKSITNVFVAPNSTTMQPSKATNPDNPHKLVAKNVVNSSTSTSGFQSIASSGTGSTHAIDSGNLTIPVQVLRSATGNFALDNVLGRGGFGVVYKGELHDGTMIAVKRMESSVLSNKALDEFHSEIAVLSKVRHRNLVSILGYSAEDNERLLVYAYMQQGALSKHLFQWKQLELEPLSWKKRLNIALDVARGLEYLHNLAHQSFIHRDLKSSNILLGDDYRAKISDFGLVKLAPDGKQSVVTRLAGTFGYLAPEYAVTGKITTKVDVFSFGVVLMELLTGMMALDEERPEESHYLASWFCHMKTDKEKLRSIIDPSIAITDETFEGVPVIADLAAHCAAREPHQRPEMGHAVNVLASLVEKWMPINDDQEEYLGIDFHQPLLQMVQGWQAADGTTDVCSASLNDSKGSIPARPAGFAESFKSSDGR; encoded by the exons ATGGCGTGGAAATGTTGGTTAAAGATCGCACTTTTATGCTTTGTCTCCCTCGTTTCGGTGGTGTTGGGCACCACGGACTCCGGAGATTACGCCGTTCTTGATGAATTCCGGAGAGGGTTGTCCAACCCGGAGCTGCTCAGATGGCCTACCAACAACAAAGATCCCTGCGGCCCTCCTCAATGGCCTCACATCTTCTGCTCCGGCTCTCGGGTCACTCAGATTCAGGTCCAGGACTTGGGATTGAGCGGGCCTCTGCCGCACGACTTCAACAAGCTCGCCATGCTCAGCAATATTGGTCTTCAGAGGAACAAATTCACCGGAAATCTGCCATCTTTCAATGGTCTGTCCAATCTCCAGTATGCCTATCTTGGCGGCAATCAGTTCGACACCATTCCGACGGATTTCTTCGTCGGCCTCAGTAGTTTGCAGGTTCTAACTTTGGAGAATAACCCTCTGAATCAGAGTACTGGATGGACCTTGCCCCCGGACTTGGCGCATTCAGCGCAGTTGATGAATCTGTCACTATCTCATTGTAATCTCGTTGGCCCGCTGCCAGAATTTCTGGGAAGCATGAAGTCTTTGACTGTTCTAAAGCTGTCCTACAACAATCTCATCGGGGGGATTCCTGTGAGTTACTCAGGTTTGCCGTTGCAGATTCTATGGCTGAACAATCAGGAAGGTCCAGGGTTGACGGGGTCGATCGAGATCATTACTAACATGACATTGTTGAATGACGTTTGGCTTCATGAAAACCAGTTCTCAGGGCTGATCCCCGATTCGATCAGTGCCTTGAGTTTGTTGACACGGCTGTGGCTCAACAACAACCGGCTCGTCGGTCCTGTTCCTGAGAGTTTGATTAACATGTCACAGCTTCAGTCGTTGCGATTAGATGATAATATGCTCGTGGGGACAGTTCCAAAATTGAGCATCAGTAACTTCACCTATGCTGGTAATTCGTTTTGCCAAAATACTCCAGGAGTGCCTTGCTCAGCAGAAGTCACTGCACTTTTGGATTTCCTTAAAGACGTGAACTATCCAACAAGGCTCTCAGATTCTTGGTTTGGCAATGATCCTTGCACTAGTTCATGGCTTGGTATTTCCTGCTCAAACAACAACGTTTCTGTTATAAATCTGCCGAACTATCAATTAAATGGCACGATCAGTGAATCTCTGGGTGCGTTGGATTCTCTTGTGTATGTGTTGCTTGGTGGCAACAATCTTGCTGGCCCAATTCCTGATAACGTGTCGAGCTTGAAATCTTTAAAAATGTTGAACCTTTCTTTCAATAATATCTCACCTCCTGTTCCACGATTTCCTACTAGTGTGAAAGTCCTACTTGATGGGAATAAGTTGTTGCAGAATTCTCCTTCACCGGGATCCCCTCCTGGTGTTGGCCTTCCTGGTGTTAGTCCCCCATCAACTGACTCACCTACCCCTCCTAACCAACCATCCTCTTCAGGTAATGGCACAAAAAGTTCCAGGAAGCTAAAtattctggttattgtagttccAACCGTAGTTGGAGCTTCAGTTGTGTTCGTTGCTATTATACTTTTGTTCTTCTGCTGGAAGAGTATAACTAATGTATTTGTGGCACCAAACTCCACCACAATGCAACCTAGCAAGGCCACCAATCCAGACAATCCACATAAACTGGTAGCTAAAAATGTTGTCAATAGCAGCACATCTACCAGTGGATTCCAGAGCATAGCGAGCAGCGGTACAGGTAGTACACATGCCATAGATTCAGGCAACTTGACGATACCAGTCCAAGTTCTTCGAAGTGCTACAGGAAACTTTGCCCTTGATAATGTGCTTGGTCGGGGTGGATTTGGTGTGGTATACAAAGGAGAGTTGCATGATGGGACGATGATAGCAGTTAAGAGAATGGAGTCTTCTGTTCTAAGTAACAAAGCTTTAGATGAGTTCCATTCTGAGATTGCAGTGCTTTCAAAGGTCCGACACCGTAATTTGGTATCTATTCTGGGTTATTCTGCAGAAGACAACGAGAGACTTTTAGTATATGCGTATATGCAACAGGGAGCTTTGAGCAAGCATCTATTCCAATGGAAGCAGCTGGAGTTGGAGCCTTTGTCTTGGAAGAAGAGGCTAAACATTGCATTGGATGTTGCCCGTGGACTGGAGTACCTCCATAATTTGGCTCACCAGTCCTTCATTCACAGAGACCTCAAGTCCTCAAATATACTACTAGGAGATGATTACCGGGCAAAAATTTCAGATTTTGGACTGGTAAAACTTGCACCAGATGGGAAACAATCTGTTGTAACTAGACTTGCTGGGACATTTGGATACTTGGCTCCAGAATATGCTG TGACTGGAAAAATTACAACTAAAGTCGACGTCTTCAGTTTCGGAGTTGTGCTTATGGAGCTATTGACTGGTATGATGGCACTGGATGAGGAACGACCTGAAGAAAGCCATTACCTGGCATCCTGGTTCTGCCACATGAAAACCGACAAGGAGAAGCTAAGGAGCATCATTGATCCATCTATTGCTATCACAGATGAGACCTTTGAAGGTGTTCCTGTTATTGCAGACCTAGCAGCCCACTGTGCGGCACGAGAGCCTCACCAGCGGCCTGAGATGGGGCATGCAGTAAATGTACTTGCTTCGCTTGTCGAGAAATGGATGCCCATAAATGATGACCaggaagaatatttaggtatcgatTTCCATCAACCCCTTCTTCAGATGGTACAGGGATGGCAAGCTGCTGATGGCACTACAGATGTATGTTCGGCGAGCCTCAATGACAGTAAAGGAAGCATCCCAGCCAGGCCTGCTGGATTCGCAGAGTCATTCAAGTCTTCAGATGGCCGGTGA
- the LOC103979095 gene encoding uncharacterized protein LOC103979095 isoform X2 has translation MVNEICGCTCIRSIELNEGEDVFFDSLDYFCTSFEPESSGSYLVQESDFEIRKFPYEFWMKELPTVSVRERRNKFLRETGFDKLILSKLGCTKEPGGVRHTVPLEQIDLEMNVDSLLSPAYGGNDDSTCSLGALVTEKNIVVQNLGQNGSIGMLNEVDSNRTTSWQEIETYVGSQVVQPFLGEETRPNGTRRDRTLTEDKKLSRRWWRRLTSKMSAGGTYIKYAVTGNSEFPKMLMKKVIHENKNNTEIRVFCMVQEIVAHKSLIRTMKFSPCGTYLATGGEDCVVRIWRFREVEASHNCLVADGSSSLHDTKSKFRRKGFSCASFVSPDEILKLEKVPLHEYFGHTSDILDLSWSKSDCLLSASKDKTVRMWKVGCESCIKVFHHNDCVTCIQFNPVDDQYFISGSIDGKVRIWGIDENRVVDWADTRNIITAISYQTDGKGFVVGTLTGNCRFYVYTDNNLQLERELCIRGKKKLIGKQITGLQFCPGDSKKVMITSVHSKIRIFDGFDIVQKFGGSWKSKSYVAASFTSDARYIVSIDENSNICIRDYSSSAIPLSNGVESIYPCEGFFTEGVTVAVPWPGIETRGAYSYNTSRHSSAPFEHFPKLVSQCQHRDFFSLRSCFSAGGTSRASATWPEEKLPVIPVPSKRVNHNHMHHLCQRYQESESLVATSRLLIVTGSCSGMIRLFNYRRLPIRFC, from the exons ATGGTGAATGAGATTTGTGGTTGCACTTGTATTAGAAGCATTGAGCTGAATGAGGGAGAAGATGTGTTCTTTGACTCACTTGATTACTTTTGTACCTCTTTTGAACCTGAATCATCTGGATCTTATCTGGTTCAGGAGTCAGATTTTGAGATTAGAAAGTTTCCCTATGAGTTTTGGATGAAAGAATTGCCAACTGTTAGTGTTCGCGAAAGACGTAACAAATTTTTACGTGAAACAGGCTTTGATAAATTAATCTTATCCAAATTAGGATGCACAAAAGAACCAGGAGGAGTCAGACATACTGTTCCTTTAGAGCAGATAGACCTGGAAATGAATGTGGACTCTTTATTATCACCTGCTTATGGTGGAAATGATGATTCTACTTGTTCGTTAGGGGCTTTGGTTACAGAAAAGAACATTGTAGTCCAAAACCTTGGTCAAAATGGTTCCATTGGCATGCTTAATGAAGTTGATTCCAACAGAACGACGTCATGGCAAGAAATTGAGACTTATGTAGGGTCACAAGTTGTTCAACCATTCTTGGGGGAAGAAACTAGACCCAATGGAACGAGAAGAGATAGGACTCTCACTGAAGACAAAAAACTAAGCAGAAGATGGTGGAGAAGATTGACGTCAAAGATGAGTGCTGGGGGCACATACATAAAATATGCTGTAACAGGAAATTCAGAATTTCCTAAGATGCTGATGAAAAAAGTAATTCATGAGAATAAGAACAACACAGAAATCAGAGTCTTTTGCATGGTACAGGAAATTGTTGCTCATAAGAGTTTGATTAGGACCATGAAGTTCAGTCCATGTGGGACATATCTAGCTACTGGTGGTGAAGATTGTGTTGTTAGGATCTGGCGTTTTAGAGAAGTTGAAGCATCTCACAATTGTCTTGTTGCAGATGGTTCCTCTAGTTTGCATGACACGAAGTCCAAATTCAGAAGAAAGGGCTTTAGTTGTGCTTCTTTTGTTAGTCCAGATGAGATTCTTAAGTTAGAGAAAGTTCCACTGCATGAATATTTTGGGCATACCAGTGATATTTTGGACCTTTCATGGTCAAAGTCTGAT TGTCTGCTTTCAGCATCAAAGGACAAAACTGTTCGAATGTGGAAAGTTGGTTGTGAAAGCTGCATTAAAGTTTTCCATCACAATGATTGTG TGACCTGTATTCAGTTCAATCCTGTTGATGATCAATACTTCATCAGTGGCTCGATAGATGGAAAAGTGCGCATCTGGGGCATTGATGAGAATAGAGTTGTTGATTGGGCTGACACAAGGAATATTATCACAGCTATATCTTACCAAACAGATGGAAAG GGATTTGTTGTTGGCACTCTTACAGGAAACTGTCGTTTCTATGTTTATACAG ACAACAATCTGCAGTTGGAGAGAGAACTTTGTATACGGGGTAAAAAGAAGTTGATAGGCAAACAGATAACTGGTTTACAG TTTTGCCCTGGAGATTCTAAGAAGGTCATGATCACATCAGTTCACTCTAAAATTCGAATTTTTGATGGATTTGACATTGTCCAGAAGTTTGGAG GTTCCTGGAAATCAAAGAGTTATGTGGCTGCATCATTTACATCTGATGCAAGATACATTGTTTCCATTGATGAAAACTCCAATATCTGCATCAGGGACTACAGTAGCTCAGCCATTCCATTGTCAAACGGTGTGGAGTCAATATATCCTTGTGAAGGTTTCTTTACTGAAGGAGTGACAGTTGCAGTTCCATGGCCTGGCATTGAAACAAGAGGGGCATATTCATACAACACCAGCAGACATTCTTCTGCCCCATTTGAACATTTTCCAAAGTTAGTCAGTCAGTGCCAGCACCGAGATTTCTTTTCTCTTCGTTCCTGTTTCTCTGCTGGTGGTACTTCAAGAGCTTCAGCGACGTGGCCAGAGGAGAAACTTCCTGTAATTCCCGTACCTTCTAAACGAGTTAATCACAACCATATGCATCACCTTTGTCAGAGATATCAAGAATCCGAGTCTCTTGTAGCCACATCACGTTTGCTTATTGTAACTGGAAGCTGCAGCGGCATGATCAGGTTGTTCAATTATAGGAGGTTACCTATTAGATTCTGCTGA